The sequence GGCGCGCCGTGATGCGGGGTTCTCGATCTTCTACATGGGGATCAACATCGGAGCAATTCTCGGACCGCTGTTCTGCAGCCTGATCGGCGAAAACTACAGCTTCCACCTGGGATTCTCTCTCGCAGGTTTCGGCATGGTTCTCGGTCTGATCCAGTACAAGCTCGGGGACCACTACTTCGGCTCGGCCGGCCTTCTCAAGACCGGTGAGCAGCCGGAGGTCGTCTCCCGCCGGGCTCGGGCGTTCTATCTGAAAGCCGCGGCGGTTGCAGCCGCCGCCATCATCTTCGGATATCTCGTCAATACCGGCGTGATCCCGACGACCCTGACCGAGATCGTGACGTGGATCGGATTCGGGATTCTCGTCCTGGTCCTCGCCTACTTCGCCTTCCTCATATTCGACGTCAAGCACGCCGCGGGAATCATCGTGGTCTGGGCCGCGCTGCTCGCCGCGTTCATCGGTGCTCAGGGAACCGAGGTGGGAGCACGAAATGCGACGCTCCTGACGCTCGCCGTTTTCATCGTCTACTGTCTGGCAGTCGTCGGAATCCGAGGCGAGGCTGTGAGCGCTCAACAGAAACGATACATGGTGATCGTCTGGGTCTTTCTGCTCGCGGCTCTCTTCTGGTCCGGATTCGAGCAGGCAGGCTCCTCGATGAACCTCTTCGCCGAAGATCTGACCGACCGGTTCTTCGGACCTGCTCCGAGCCTGACCCTCCTGATTTCGATCGTGATCGGAGTCGTCGTGGCCATCGCGCTGGGATACGCCTGGCTGCGAGGGATTCTCAGACGCCACGACCTCTTCCCTCTCGAGAAAGTCGTTACCGGTTTTCTCATCGTCGGCGCCGGCGTGGGAGCGTTCTGGCTGGCTCGTCGAATCAACGTCGGCTGGGAGATCCCGACCGGCTGGCTTCAGATGGTCAACCCGCTCATGATCGTCCTCCTCGCTCCGGTTTTCGGATGGCTCTGGACCTGGCTCGCGCGGCGGAACAGAAATCCTTCGATTCCGGTGAAGTTCGGACTCGGACT is a genomic window of Acidobacteriota bacterium containing:
- a CDS encoding peptide MFS transporter, producing MGNMWFGQPRALSTLFYTEMWERFSYYGMRALLILFMTAAVTGPNPGLGYGVELSAAIYGLYTAMVYLLALPGGWVADKIWGQRRAVFVGGCIIASGHFSMAAPMIGLPEEFFFFLGLILIVIGTGLLKPNVSTIVGDLYPRPTGPADAAAAHWGARRDAGFSIFYMGINIGAILGPLFCSLIGENYSFHLGFSLAGFGMVLGLIQYKLGDHYFGSAGLLKTGEQPEVVSRRARAFYLKAAAVAAAAIIFGYLVNTGVIPTTLTEIVTWIGFGILVLVLAYFAFLIFDVKHAAGIIVVWAALLAAFIGAQGTEVGARNATLLTLAVFIVYCLAVVGIRGEAVSAQQKRYMVIVWVFLLAALFWSGFEQAGSSMNLFAEDLTDRFFGPAPSLTLLISIVIGVVVAIALGYAWLRGILRRHDLFPLEKVVTGFLIVGAGVGAFWLARRINVGWEIPTGWLQMVNPLMIVLLAPVFGWLWTWLARRNRNPSIPVKFGLGLLGLAAGFFVLSWGAANATPDARVGISWLVVTYFLHTVGELCLSPVGLSSMTKLAPDDRVGQMMGIWFVATSLGNLIAGLVAGQLESLAPAALFNSVALIIGGGGLVALLVSPGVKRLMGNIE